Genomic window (Cololabis saira isolate AMF1-May2022 chromosome 10, fColSai1.1, whole genome shotgun sequence):
GTCAAAGTATAGTGTCTAGTTTTGTTCATAGCCATTTGTTTGTCACTCAGTCCGAGGTCTCCggtgaattcaataaaagcctTTTGTTATCTCATTTCTCCATCTGAGTCCTGCTTTGTGTCTCGGCCTGACTCTGGGAACCTCCCAGCAGAGCAAGGTCTGGTGTCAGCTACAGGTTCGCACCGGTCCACTACAGCCTGGATATCTCCAATCTTGTTGCTGTGAAACATCCCAGAGACGACTGTGGATTTGGTTTCCCTGTCTCTGTAGTAACGATTCACTCGTGCGGTGAAAGGGATGTTGCTCTTGTACATAACACCCAGCATCTGGACTCTGCAGTGGTGGTTTGCTGGGGTGGTGAGTGTTGTAGAAATGGTGTTGGAGGACTCGTCTTTTATGGTCTGTCCTCTGGAGAACTGGAACGTCATGTCGGCACTGACTTCAACTTTGCTGGAGAAAATCTTGGGCAGTCCTCCTGTGAAGGTGGACCTGACTCCAAACCCAAAGGAGCCGTTGATGTCCCACCTTCTCTCTTCTGTGGTCGACTTCGAGATAGTCACTGTCTCAGTGACTGGCCTGCATTCGTTGTTGATGATGGTGGAGGTATGCATGTTCTCCGGAGGATAATGAAAGATTTCAGAATTGTTGGTCTGGTACTTGACTTCAAAGATGTGCTGGCTCTCAAACTCCTGGGAAATGGTTAGGACCTCGTAGTCTGTATATTGATATACAGAACCTATCCAAGGAAGAAGAAAAGCTCTGATTCTCTTGTCTACCATCCCGAGACCATACTTGTTCTTGCCTACATAGATATCCTCAGTGGAGCAGGTTCTGACTGAAAATTCTGGCACTAAACCATATGAAGCTGACTTCCACTCAACGACTTCAAAGTTGTCTACATTCACAAGAATCTCAAAGGAGGATGAGCGTTGCTCTTTCCCATCTTGAGGGTAGTTGCAGTAAGAACCCATGTCAGCGTTGTAGAAGCCGGCATGACACTTGTGTTTGCAGACAAAGTCAGTGCGTCTGGCATAGCTGTTCTCAATTGAGACCACTCCATTTGGAAGAGAACCGGTCCACTCCTTCCATTTCAGGTTGCTGTTGAAGTCGAAGGTGGAGGTCAGGCGACTCGCCTGCCTTTTCTGTCTGGACCGAAGTGTCGACAGAAGATGATGGAGAGTCATCGCCGGTACGTCAGCTTTTATTTCAGCAGCTGGTTCTGTCAGATCTCTGTTCACAGACGAGTCTGGAAGACACATGCAAAAAGATGCACATGCTGTAATCAAAGCGTTAAACACATTCAATTACAAAAATACACATCCATCCGAAGGGTATCTGTGACGGGGTTCCTGTTGTGCCATAAAAATGATGGCAAGCCGATTTGTTGGTGGTGGGTTTATTCTGTCCCTGCTTTCAAACTTGTGCTCATCAGTgcaaaccaacaaaaaacacTATTTACAAATATGTACAGGAGAGTATCCACTCTCAGGGTGATAGTCCAATTATTTCAATATCCTCTTTTCTTCACTTTTCACACCATCTCACTAGGGgaaatcatcagctctcatGGGTTCTCCTACcgctgctatgctgatgacacccagctcttcctttccttcccacctggCAACACTTTCTGATGTCTCTTTATGGATGAAGGACCGTCAacttcagctaaatctgtccaaaaCTGAGTTTattgtctgtccagccagtcattcctcaCCTCCTCAGATAAGCAGCTAGgttccaccacacttgtgcccaCATCTTCTGCCAGGAATCTCGGTGTCATGTTAGACAGCCACCTGACCTTTAATGACCATGTTGCCTCGGTTTCCTGGTCTTGCCGATTCGCTCTTTACAtcatcaggaaaatcagacccttcctgacagaacatacgacacagctcttggttcaggctctggtcataTCACttattgactactgtaattccttgttgtTCGGCCTCCCtgctgctcagttaaacctctgtagattacccacaatgcagcagCATGTTTGGTTttcaaccaacccaagagagctcatgttgCTAATcttctgcactggcttccagttgcaggatcaagttcaaagctctgcttctggctacCAAACAATCACCCAAGTggctcctgcctaccttcactcTTTCATCCATTATTTCTACAACAATCtgagttgaccaaagtgctgtccAGGCTAAAACCAGTCAAAATCCcaaaacaacaatgaaaagaaacaaaactatcaagcaaaacaatacaaaataaaagtgtaaaaACAGAGCGAAGATTGAGGAAAGTTTGAGTCCTGCTgatatcaaatacatcaaatacCTCTAGGCAGACCAGCACAATCACACGTGTCAGTCAGAGGAGATGTAAAAGCAAATACATTCATAATCCCACTTTTTTCTCACCCTCTTCCTGGATGGCACCCATCATGGCGTCCGGGAGACTGACAGACGACAGAGGCAGCAGCAACAACACTGGCAGCTGTGaggaacaaacaaataaactattgGGAGGTGAAAGCTACAGGTGGATCAGCATCTGTAATCATGTGGACTCTGTTCTGCTGTAGTGAAGAGACGCCTGAGACGCTGTTGACTGGGATCTATGTTcccccctcacctgtggaactgTGGGTAGTGCAGTATCAGATGGAGTTATAAAGTTGAttgttatataattatatagtTGGTTATTATATAGTTATATAGTTGGTTGTTATATAGATAAAAGTTGATTGTTATATAGTTGATTGTTATATAATTTATAAAGTTGACTCTTATGTAGTTATATAGTTGGTTGTTATATAGTTATATAGTTGATTGTTATATAGTTTTATACCACGgactgtgtgaatactcgattctgattggctgccagGTGTAGGTTAGAACTTATAACCTACACTTGgaaaaacaagtttggtcaaattgcctgataactttaatatcattgcggtGAATCAACTGcctggtggtaaccacggcaacggagattcagaaaAGAAGaaccggctaccgcaggacggcgacatgagtgattttgtaatttattttaatttatttggtgaatttaactattttgatgactgggatgcagaagaggagaggaaagaaaatgaaaagaaaccgGAGAAACGGCACAAGGAGGTGACGTAGCCTCTGGAGCACAGCTGTAGTATTCTCTCTGACGCTGGGCTGGAAACTGGCCAGATCATGTCGGTGACGGGTCATCGCTGTGAGAGAAGCCTGCAGGCTGACCAGCTCCATCAGTACAGGAGGAGTGACGAATATAGAGCAACATTTTCTCATTTCCCAAAGCTCTGGCAAGCAGTGGCGAGGATCGCAagccacaaaatttaaacgaacaagcggctgcagacgagagattcaATAGTCGCTCAGTccctcagctgtggcttgttataaaacaaatgatttcaactgaaaacactttaagcatgaataactgatttaatatttatgtttttggtataagtgggataatgcccttcgaggtttacattatcataaatatatggacttcgcgGAGGCAAACCGTCCGATGCAAAGCGGAGGACGGTTCACGTCTCCACGTCGTCCATATTTTAATGTTAATGGACACCTcatcgggcattatcccttacatatagTTGATtcttatatagttatatagttcattcttatatagttatatagTTGATGTCACACAGTGGAGGGGTTGTCTTGCCTTGGGCctttttgtcttgtcattcGTGTTTAATTTTGAAAGAAGTAACTCTCCTCTCGTTTCAGGTCACTTGCTCTTCCTCATGTGTCGCCGAGCTGATTGCCCTCCCTGATTCCTAattgtgttcacctgctccccattaccctcatgtgttcatgtaGTCTGTGTCTCCCCTTGTCTTGTGCCAGTGTGTTTGTAACGTTCTCACTCGGGTGTAGATGACCCAAAGCTAAACGTTCAGCTAAACCTTTGTCCAGTTTCAATAAAAAATGATGACAGAGGCGTGGAGTGGCGTTTCATCAAGTATATTGAAGGTTGAACATGTAAAAGAGTGGTAAAAACTGCAACAGAAACATACAGAATTAAATTATAAGATGAACCAATGCTAATGGCTAGCTAAAAGATCGTTTTTTTATGCTAACAATGCTCCAATCAAATACACAAAGAAGCAACATTAGCAACAAAAGATACAAAAATAATTATCTGATATATCGAACTTAACTTACAGCATTGCTTGTACACAACTGAAATG
Coding sequences:
- the LOC133451760 gene encoding natterin-3-like, encoding MISPSEMKRQASRLTSTFDFNSNLKWKEWTGSLPNGVVSIENSYARRTDFVCKHKCHAGFYNADMGSYCNYPQDGKEQRSSSFEILVNVDNFEVVEWKSASYGLVPEFSVRTCSTEDIYVGKNKYGLGMVDKRIRAFLLPWIGSVYQYTDYEVLTISQEFESQHIFEVKYQTNNSEIFHYPPENMHTSTIINNECRPVTETVTISKSTTEERRWDINGSFGFGVRSTFTGGLPKIFSSKVEVSADMTFQFSRGQTIKDESSNTISTTLTTPANHHCRVQMLGVMYKSNIPFTARVNRYYRDRETKSTVVSGMFHSNKIGDIQAVVDRCEPVADTRPCSAGRFPESGRDTKQDSDGEMR